A region of Pseudomonas cavernicola DNA encodes the following proteins:
- a CDS encoding FdhF/YdeP family oxidoreductase, protein MSHHADLNPTKRYKPYKGAAGGWGALRSVTHAWLESDNALKNIRTLLKTNQHGGFDCPGCAWGESAESGMVKFCENGAKAVNWEATKRRVDAAFFAKHSVSTLREQSDYWLEYQGRLTEPLCYDPDSDHYRPIGWDAAFALIAKHLHNLESPNQAEFYTSGRASNEAAYLYQLFVRAYGTNNFPDCSNMCHEASGVALGQSVGVGKGSVTFEDFEHADAIFVIGQNPGTNHPRMLEPLREAVKRGAQVVCINPLKERGLERFQHPQHPLEMLSNSDKPTNTAYFRPALGGDMAVLRGMAKFLLTWEREALAKGHSAVFDHAFIEQHTAEVEAYLAVVDATSWQQIVEQSGLPKAEIEQLAHLYRNAERVIVCWAMGITQHRHSVPTIQEIANLMLLRGNLGKPGAGLCPVRGHSNVQGDRTMGINDRPPAFFLDALERRFKFPVPRADGHNTVEAIHAMLEGRAKVFIGLGGNFAMATPDTTRTAQALQNCELTVQISTKLNRSHLTMGKQALILPCLGRTDIDQQANGPQAVTVEDSFSMVHASNGQLQPLSPQMRSEPAIVAGIAAATLGKKPVDWLWLVEDYDRIRELISDTIPGFNGFNQRAREPGGFYLGNAAAQRRWNTSSGRANFKANSLPTDLVHEGIRARGEVPDLILQTMRSHDQYNTTIYGLDDRYRGVKGQRNVVFANEADIIRLGYKPGQKVDVLSLWGDGRERRISGFTLLAFDIPAGQAAAYYPETNPLVPLESVGDGSFTPTSKFIAIRFEAARDNGRIV, encoded by the coding sequence ATGAGCCACCACGCCGACCTCAACCCGACCAAACGCTACAAACCCTACAAAGGTGCGGCCGGCGGCTGGGGCGCGCTGCGCAGCGTGACGCACGCCTGGCTGGAGAGTGATAACGCGCTGAAGAACATCCGTACCCTGCTCAAGACCAACCAGCACGGCGGTTTCGACTGCCCCGGCTGCGCCTGGGGTGAGTCGGCAGAAAGTGGCATGGTCAAGTTCTGCGAGAACGGCGCCAAGGCGGTCAACTGGGAAGCCACCAAGCGCCGGGTGGATGCCGCCTTCTTCGCCAAACACAGCGTCAGCACCCTGCGCGAGCAGAGCGATTACTGGCTGGAATACCAAGGCCGGCTGACCGAACCGCTGTGCTATGACCCGGACAGCGACCACTATCGGCCGATCGGTTGGGACGCCGCGTTCGCCCTGATCGCCAAACATCTGCACAACCTGGAAAGCCCGAACCAGGCCGAGTTCTACACCTCCGGCCGCGCCAGCAACGAGGCCGCCTACCTCTATCAGCTGTTCGTCCGCGCTTACGGCACCAACAACTTTCCCGACTGCTCGAACATGTGCCACGAGGCCAGCGGTGTGGCGCTCGGCCAGAGTGTCGGGGTTGGCAAAGGCAGCGTGACGTTCGAAGACTTCGAGCACGCCGATGCGATTTTCGTGATCGGCCAGAACCCCGGCACCAACCACCCGCGCATGCTCGAACCGCTGCGTGAGGCGGTCAAACGTGGCGCCCAGGTGGTCTGCATCAACCCGCTGAAAGAGCGCGGCCTGGAGCGCTTCCAACACCCGCAACATCCGCTGGAAATGCTCAGCAACAGCGATAAACCGACCAACACCGCCTACTTCCGCCCAGCCCTGGGTGGCGACATGGCGGTGCTGCGCGGCATGGCCAAGTTCCTCCTGACATGGGAGCGCGAGGCCCTGGCCAAGGGGCACTCCGCGGTCTTCGACCATGCCTTTATCGAGCAGCACACCGCCGAGGTCGAGGCCTATCTGGCCGTGGTGGACGCCACGAGCTGGCAGCAGATCGTCGAGCAATCCGGCCTACCAAAAGCCGAGATCGAACAGCTCGCCCACCTCTACCGCAACGCCGAACGGGTGATCGTGTGCTGGGCCATGGGCATCACCCAGCATCGCCATTCGGTGCCGACCATCCAGGAAATCGCCAACCTGATGCTGCTGCGCGGCAACCTTGGCAAGCCTGGTGCCGGTCTCTGCCCGGTGCGTGGCCACAGCAATGTGCAGGGCGACCGGACCATGGGCATCAACGACCGGCCACCGGCCTTCTTTCTCGATGCGCTGGAGCGGCGCTTCAAATTCCCGGTGCCGCGCGCCGACGGGCACAACACCGTGGAGGCCATCCACGCCATGCTCGAAGGTCGCGCCAAGGTGTTTATCGGCCTCGGCGGCAATTTCGCCATGGCTACGCCCGACACCACTCGCACCGCGCAGGCCCTGCAAAATTGTGAGCTGACCGTGCAGATCAGCACCAAGCTCAACCGCAGCCACCTGACCATGGGCAAGCAGGCGCTGATCCTGCCGTGCCTCGGCCGCACCGACATCGACCAGCAAGCCAACGGCCCACAAGCCGTGACCGTGGAAGACTCCTTCAGCATGGTGCATGCCTCCAATGGCCAACTGCAGCCGCTAAGCCCGCAAATGCGCTCGGAGCCGGCCATCGTCGCCGGCATCGCCGCCGCCACCCTGGGTAAGAAACCGGTGGATTGGCTCTGGCTGGTCGAAGATTACGACCGCATTCGCGAGCTGATTTCCGACACCATTCCCGGCTTCAACGGCTTTAACCAGCGGGCACGCGAACCCGGTGGGTTCTACCTCGGTAACGCCGCGGCGCAACGGCGCTGGAACACCTCGTCTGGGCGAGCCAACTTCAAAGCCAACAGCCTGCCGACCGATCTCGTCCACGAAGGCATCCGTGCCCGTGGCGAAGTGCCGGATCTGATCCTGCAAACCATGCGTTCGCACGATCAATACAACACCACCATCTACGGCCTCGACGACCGTTACCGCGGGGTTAAAGGCCAACGCAATGTGGTGTTCGCCAACGAAGCCGACATCATCCGACTGGGCTACAAGCCGGGGCAGAAAGTCGATGTGCTGTCGTTATGGGGCGACGGTCGCGAACGCCGGATCAGCGGC
- the fdhD gene encoding formate dehydrogenase accessory sulfurtransferase FdhD: protein MNALRQPNAPAASAATPPSTPLTLPLAAASQTYSFCDLEQAQPASAELAEEVALAIAFNGISQAVMLVSPADLEDFVVGFSLGSGIVESIDEIYDVHLSGTGAARQAQLQISSRAFWNLKQQRRQLTGSSGCGLCGVEAVEQALPSLKVLAGAPLPPLAWLHGLRQRISCYQPLGQHCGAVHAALFMDGDGELRLGREDIGRHNALDKLIGAIKRQQLPVAGGLAIVTSRCSLELIQKVLRAGIQTLVSLSAPTGLAVQWARQHNLNLIHLPHHSAPRVYSPELTS, encoded by the coding sequence ATGAATGCCCTGCGCCAACCCAACGCGCCGGCAGCCAGTGCCGCCACGCCGCCCTCGACACCCCTCACCTTACCTCTGGCCGCCGCCAGCCAGACCTACAGTTTTTGCGACCTCGAGCAGGCCCAGCCGGCCTCCGCCGAGTTGGCCGAGGAAGTTGCGCTGGCCATCGCCTTCAACGGCATCAGCCAGGCGGTGATGCTGGTTTCGCCCGCTGATCTGGAAGATTTCGTGGTCGGTTTCAGTCTCGGCAGCGGCATCGTCGAGTCCATCGACGAAATTTATGACGTGCACCTGAGTGGCACCGGCGCCGCTCGCCAAGCACAGCTGCAGATCAGCAGCCGTGCCTTCTGGAATCTCAAGCAACAGCGCCGGCAACTGACGGGCAGCAGCGGCTGCGGCCTGTGCGGCGTGGAGGCCGTGGAACAGGCCCTACCTTCGCTCAAGGTACTCGCCGGCGCCCCGTTGCCGCCGCTAGCTTGGCTGCATGGCCTGCGCCAACGCATCAGCTGCTACCAGCCACTCGGCCAGCACTGCGGTGCCGTGCATGCCGCACTGTTTATGGATGGGGACGGCGAGTTGCGTTTGGGCCGCGAAGACATCGGCCGGCATAACGCTCTGGACAAACTGATCGGTGCCATCAAGCGCCAGCAACTACCGGTGGCCGGCGGCCTGGCCATCGTCACCAGCCGTTGCAGCCTGGAACTGATCCAGAAAGTCCTGCGCGCCGGCATTCAAACCCTGGTCAGCCTCTCCGCCCCCACCGGCCTCGCCGTGCAGTGGGCGCGTCAACACAACCTCAACTTGATCCACCTGCCGCACCATAGTGCGCCGCGGGTTTACAGCCCGGAGTTAACCTCATGA
- a CDS encoding LysR family transcriptional regulator, with protein MDIKQLKFLIALDETRHFGQAAARCHVTQPTLSMRLRGLEEELELPLVKRGQRFEGFTEPGERVLAWARSVLAAYDGLQAEAAACRGSLIGTLRLGVVPLSSFDPVPLLQRLHQQHPSLRFQLSALSSEQILEQLASNRLDLGVSYLDHLNADHFDSLVLDETRMGLLYDQRHFSFGATPLSWEALIELPLGLLSSGMHFRQSINHGFRSRGLTPIPLLETDVVHQLLQAVHGGLCCAIMPLQGGLDALTEHLRLQPIEDAHTLAPLGLIMRRTAPRSALAEACFVEAKGLLQTPRP; from the coding sequence ATGGACATCAAACAGCTGAAATTCCTGATCGCCCTGGACGAGACCCGCCACTTCGGCCAAGCCGCGGCGCGCTGCCACGTGACCCAGCCGACCTTGTCCATGCGCCTGCGCGGCTTGGAAGAAGAACTCGAACTGCCACTGGTCAAGCGCGGTCAACGCTTCGAAGGTTTCACCGAGCCGGGCGAGCGCGTGCTGGCCTGGGCGCGCAGCGTGCTCGCGGCATACGACGGTCTGCAGGCCGAAGCCGCCGCCTGCCGCGGCAGCTTGATCGGCACCTTGCGCCTGGGCGTGGTCCCGCTGTCCAGCTTCGATCCGGTGCCGCTGCTGCAACGCCTGCATCAACAGCACCCGAGCCTGCGCTTCCAACTGTCGGCACTCAGCTCCGAGCAGATCCTCGAACAGCTGGCGAGTAACCGTCTGGACCTTGGTGTGTCTTACCTCGACCACCTGAACGCCGACCACTTCGACAGCCTGGTGCTGGACGAAACCCGCATGGGTCTGCTGTATGACCAACGGCACTTCAGCTTCGGCGCGACGCCACTGAGCTGGGAAGCCTTGATCGAGCTGCCACTGGGCCTACTGTCCAGCGGCATGCATTTTCGCCAGTCGATCAACCACGGCTTCCGCAGTCGTGGTCTGACCCCGATTCCGCTGCTGGAAACCGATGTCGTCCACCAACTGTTGCAAGCCGTGCATGGCGGCCTGTGCTGCGCGATCATGCCGCTGCAGGGCGGTCTCGATGCGCTGACCGAGCACCTGCGCCTGCAACCGATCGAGGATGCCCACACCCTGGCCCCGCTGGGGCTGATCATGCGCCGCACCGCGCCGCGCTCGGCACTGGCCGAAGCCTGTTTCGTCGAGGCCAAGGGGTTGTTGCAGACGCCACGACCGTAG